A single Methanothrix sp. DNA region contains:
- a CDS encoding nucleoside 2-deoxyribosyltransferase, which produces MRRMGLPHRIYLAGPHLLSAGRSPGQESSLPPSANGLQRPVFRSDHLAYGLSTNQLGRRRSSRENLRALDRCDLMVAILDGPQVDGTLLEIGRFFHQEKRVLGIRNGYQECRGSEPSRINLMIEFSA; this is translated from the coding sequence ATGCGTCGGATGGGGCTGCCTCATAGGATCTATCTCGCTGGTCCCCATCTTCTCTCTGCGGGGAGATCGCCTGGGCAAGAGAGCTCACTGCCTCCCTCCGCGAATGGCTTGCAGAGGCCGGTGTTCAGGTCGGATCATTTGGCCTATGGGCTCTCAACAAACCAATTGGGCCGAAGGAGATCTTCCAGGGAGAACCTGAGGGCTCTGGACCGCTGCGATCTGATGGTGGCCATCCTGGACGGGCCCCAGGTGGATGGCACCCTCTTGGAGATCGGCCGATTCTTCCATCAGGAGAAGAGGGTTCTGGGGATAAGAAACGGATATCAGGAATGCAGGGGGTCTGAACCATCCCGGATCAACTTGATGATCGAGTTCTCTGCCTGA